A stretch of Ipomoea triloba cultivar NCNSP0323 chromosome 13, ASM357664v1 DNA encodes these proteins:
- the LOC116001305 gene encoding uncharacterized protein LOC116001305, with the protein MKLSLKVQDTHCSPPPPQPPPSQLLSNHQKQPETRPLLLRAKIPITIFNLPFLSGFSTTTHHPSDLSLSLATNFSSGPTLKLAYTATSSSSSTSAPAAPPLTLTLKSGIGVYGSPKNSPLIISANFSFSPHSPHSNPTFSLLLKPQLGSFSLKKATSSNPNPNPKQNAEANSFGFVPLERPMSLKDFSFEDYGKDSIFRGISVMASTEMPVTKRVLMNCRWGVNFPEDLGKRMPHLSLNKIGIERVDEVKEVKEKKSESSGGEVELLKGMCFWMKRELDTLQRENREMKVKLEEMKMGHGESVGKKVVPPIVESSSGFEQWRNKKNPGPGGDIGKKEAKKNVSNGNRADVESELQKAIQAAASSSL; encoded by the coding sequence atgaagCTCTCACTCAAGGTCCAAGACACCCACTgctctccgccgccgccgcaaccACCGCCGTCGCAGCTATTGAGCAACCACCAAAAACAGCCGGAGACGCGGCCGCTTCTCCTCCGAGCTAAAATCCCGATCACCATCTTCAACCTCCCGTTTCTCTCCGGCTTCTCCACCACTACACACCACCCCTCCgacctctccctctccctcgcCACCAATTTCTCCTCCGGTCCCACTCTTAAGCTCGCCTACACCGCcacatcttcttcctcatcGACCTCCGCCCCCGCCGCGCCTCCGCTAACGCTCACTCTCAAATCAGGGATTGGCGTCTACGGCTCGCCCAAGAACTCCCCTCTTATCATTTCCGCCAATTTCTCTTTCTCCCCTCATAGCCCCCACTCTAATCCCACTTTCTCTTTGCTCCTCAAACCCCAGCTCGGCTCCTTCTCTCTTAAAAAGGCCACTTCttcaaaccctaaccctaatccCAAACAGAACGCGGAGGCAAATTCGTTTGGGTTTGTTCCCTTGGAGAGGCCTATGAGCTTGAAGGACTTTTCCTTTGAGGATTATGGAAAAGACTCGATATTTAGGGGGATTTCGGTGATGGCCAGCACTGAAATGCCAGTAACGAAGAGGGTTTTGATGAATTGCCGATGGGGCGTGAATTTTCCGGAGGATTTGGGGAAACGAATGCCGCATCTGAGTCTGAATAAGATTGGGATTGAGAGGGTTGATGAGGTTAAGGaggtgaaggagaagaagagtgAGAGCAGTGGGGGTGAGGTGGAGTTGTTGAAAGGAATGTGTTTTTGGATGAAGAGGGAATTGGATACACTGCAGAGAGAGAACAGAGAGATGAAGGTTAAGttggaagaaatgaaaatggGTCATGGAGAGAGTGTTGGGAAGAAAGTGGTTCCTCCAATTGTTGAGAGTTCAAGTGGTTTTGAGCAATGGAGGAACAAGAAGAATCCCGGCCCCGGGGGAGACATTGGGAAGAAAGAGGCCAAGAAGAATGTGTCCAATGGAAACCGGGCTGATGTCGAGAGTGAATTGCAGAAAGCCATTCAAGCAGCTGCTTCTTCTTCCCTCTGA